In Solanum pennellii chromosome 7, SPENNV200, the following are encoded in one genomic region:
- the LOC114077868 gene encoding uncharacterized protein LOC114077868, protein MLKRGQTFQKKTSQKPSENTKDQVCHKCGSPDHFIKFCPLWALEQKKANFEKVKDIKNDKYIPTNRRMTNQEADLSTRRAFAAMGDLSEEEFEDGGFENQSLLAIEQSNKYDFLALIAETDSEDDEEDDKQSKVSFHHIKVNIESYSKKELESLLSTLIDAYQSVNSEREQVMENYASLREVNDNLEKHNHFLQNKLKEQIKISELSHKGKNSASELQLALEEKIKLLTIKYQALTERNRLLQENLDHTKLDLERNLRWTRSSEILTQIQEKQTTSRSGIGFKKQNNLVSHTIHMSKSLCTHCGNSGHLKNQCKALFEAFQKNVKFTKKEKTDTAKNLVRNKNAPNKRFSYLPLWARRNLIHPFTHIKGPKLIWVPKTNL, encoded by the coding sequence ATGCTAAAGAGAGGGCAGacctttcaaaagaaaacttctcaAAAACCATCTGAAAACACTAAAGACCAGGTTTGTCATAAATGTGGGAGCCCAGATCACTTCATCAAATTCTGTCCACTTTGGGCTTTAGAGCAGAAAAAGGCAAACTTTGAGAAggtcaaagacatcaagaatgATAAGTACATTCCCACAAACAGAAGAATGACCAATCAAGAAGCGGATCTTTCAACGAGAAGAGCCTTTGCCGCTATGGGGGACTTATCTGAAGAAGAATTTGAGGATGGAGGGTTCGAAAACCAGTCACTACttgcaatagaacaatcaaataaatatgattttcttgcacTCATTGCTGAAACAGATtctgaagatgatgaagaagatgacaaacaaagcaaggtaagttttcatcacatcaaagtaaatattgaatcatattctaAAAAGGAACTAGAGTCTTTATTGAGTACTCTTATAGATGCATATCAGTCtgtcaattctgaaagagaACAAGTGATGGAAAACTATGCATCTTTAAGAGAAGTCAATGACAATCTTGAGAAACACAATcactttcttcaaaataaattaaaagaacagaTTAAAATCTCAGAGTTAAGTCACAAGGGCAAAAACTCTGCTAGTGAACTTCAATTAGctctagaagaaaaaataaaattgttaaccaTAAAATATCAAGCTTTAACAGAAAGGAATAGGTTGTTACAAGAAAATCTTGATCATACCAAACTGGATCTGGAAAGAAATCTTAGATGGACCAGGTCCTCTGAAATTTTAACTCAGATTCAAGAAAAGCAAACCACTAGTCGAAGTGGGATAGGTTTTAAAAAACAGAATAATCTTGTGTCACACACTATTCACATGTCTAAAAGTTTATGCACTCATTGTGGAAACTCAGGTCATTTAAAGAATCAATGTAAAGCTTTATTTGAGgcttttcagaaaaatgttaagttcaccaaaaaggaaaagactGATACGGCTAAGAACCTGGTTCGAAATAAAAATGCTCCAAATAAAAGGTTTTCTTATTTGCCTTTATGGGCTAGAAGAAATCTTATTCATCCTTTTACTCACATAAAGGGGCCCAAGCTAATCTGGGTTCCCAAGACTAATCTTTGA